One window of Alosa sapidissima isolate fAloSap1 chromosome 21, fAloSap1.pri, whole genome shotgun sequence genomic DNA carries:
- the gmeb1 gene encoding glucocorticoid modulatory element-binding protein 1 isoform X1, with protein sequence MFASISECKDVFDVVVKAQCTDATAMANTEVTVSMGDMVVVKTTDQDEEGDPDNGGKTQVILQLQPITSGLGEDSGEAETAVVAVEAQEEALDEEGVELGYPITCGESRAVLLFKKFVCPGINVKCVRYEDQLISPKQFVHMSGKATLKDWKRAIRMGGVMLRKMMDSGQLDFYQHSTLCTNTCRSTKFDLLISNTRFPPDSTLLSTPTSTTVPVGNGEQGAGVTDRAEEATAAASVEWTTSSVEATAKKEGQEISEDTLNFWKGIADVGLMGEVVTNIRTELLEMLKGVQLRSEHTSLQDSEVAVLSNLVQVFGLLDSIKKILSEKRLQTDPSQEQDLHTLTSLEQQLEEQKKQQAQSWLALNSMVAPPPPPPTKRAPKRPRLQRPASTTTLLSPSSLSPAAAGALGQPLTLQPQQFTVLSPITLSSVGQPFTVANLPIATLAQTANTVTLHTLPGGSQILTRYTGGGGAGGATVVTTASADGKGGDTFTLHPSSGLTLVGTAAVQDPSHLGAVMSNMELVQLAPGTIGTEGMVVSAAGGAEVMEGAMLVQQDLSGVMGVGGMTVAAVGGGGEVEESQTHATVIEIDPAPGGVEQHAVGVMELQLATGASGEGVDDDEVTTMVVQGSMVATGSEEEEEEEEAAPMMEQGEEVQTGQGEAQGEEVAVASGELQLETDGQLETLQIMVVEDDTATATVEDK encoded by the exons ATGTTCGCAAGCATTTCAGAATGTAAGGATGTGTTCGACGTCGTTGTAAAAG CACAGTGCACAGACGCGACGGCTATGGCGAACACAGAGGTCACTGTGTCCATGGGGGACATGGTGGTGGTAAAAACCACAGACCAGGACGAGGAGGGCGACCCAGACAATGGAGGAAAAACGCAGGTCATCCTTCAGCTTCAGCCCATCACATCTGG GTTGGGGGAGGATTCTGGGGAGGCGGAAACAGCTGTGGTGGCAGTGGAGGCACAGG AGGAGGCATTAGATGAGGAGGGAGTGGAGTTAGGATACCCCATTACTTGTGGAGAGAGTCGAGCGGTGCTCCTCTTTAAGAAGTTCGTATGTCCCGGAATCAATGTGAAATGTGTGCGG tatgAGGACCAGTTGATTAGTCCTAAGCAGTTTGTGCACATGTCAGGGAAAGCCACACTCAAGGACTGGAAGAGAGCCATCAGAATGGGTGGGGTCATGCTCAG GAAGATGATGGATTCTGGCCAGCTGGACTTCTACCAGCACAGCACTCTGTGCACCAACACCTGCCGCAGCACCAAGTTCGACCTGCTCATCAGCAACACCCGCTTCCCGCCCGACAGCACCCTGCTGTCAACGCCCACCTCTACCACAG TCCCGGTGGGTAACGGTGAGCAGGGAGCTGGCGTGACGGATCGGGCGGAGGAGGCGACGGCTGCCGCGTCGGTGGAGTGGACCACCAGCAGCGTGGAGGCCACCGCCAAGAAGGAGGGGCAGGAGATCTCAG AGGACACTCTGAACTTCTGGAAGGGCATCGCCGACGTGGGTCTGATGGGGGAGGTGGTCACCAACATCCGCACGGAGCTGCTGGAGATGCTGAAGGGGGTCCAGCTGCGATCTGAACACACCAGCTTGCAGGACTCGG AGGTGGCCGTGTTGAGTAATCTGGTCCAGGTGTTCGGATTGCTCGACTCCATCAAGAAGATCCTGAGCGAGAAGCGCCTTCAGACTGACCCCAGCCAAGAACAGGACCTCCATACACTGACCA gtttgGAGCAGCAGCTGGAGGAGCAAAAGAAGCAGCAAGCCCAGAGTTGGCTGGCCCTCAACAGCATGGTGGCGCCACCTCCACCGCCTCCGACCAAGCGCGCCCCGAAGCGTCCGCGTCTGCAGCGTCCAGCCTCCACCACCACTCTCCTCAGCCCGTCGTCGCTGTCGCCCGCCGCCGCCGGCGCCCTGGGCCAGCCGCTGACCCTGCAGCCGCAGCAGTTCACCGTCCTCTCGCCGATCACGCTGTCGTCGGTCGGCCAGCCGTTCACTGTGGCCAACCTGCCCATCGCCACGCTGGCGCAGACCGCCAACACCGTCACGCTCCACACGCTGCCGGGCGGCTCGCAGATCTTGACCCGCTACACGGGCGGCGGCGGCGCCGGGGGAGCGACGGTGGTCACCACGGCCTCGGCGGACGGCAAGGGGGGCGACACCTTCACCCTCCACCCGTCCTCAGGGCTCACGCTAGTGGGCACGGCCGCAGTGCAGGACCCCAGCCACCTGGGGGCGGTCATGAGCAACATGGAGCTGGTGCAGCTGGCCCCGGGCACCATAGGGACCGAGGGGATGGTGGTGTCGGCCGCGGGCGGCGCCGAGGTCATGGAGGGGGCCATGCTCGTCCAGCAGGACCTCAGCGGAGTGATGGGAGTCGGGGGCATGACGGTGGCGGCCGTCGGTGgcggaggagaggtggaggagagccaGACCCACGCCACGGTCATCGAGATCGACCCCGCGCCCGGCGGAGTGGAGCAGCACGCCGTCGGGGTGATGGAGCTGCAGCTGGCCACCGGGGCCTCCGGCGAGGGGGTGGACGACGACGAAGTGACCACCATGGTCGTGCAGGGATCGATGGTGGCAACAGgcagcgaggaggaggaggaggaggaggaggctgcaCCCATGATGGAGCAGGGGGAGGAGGTGCAGACAGGCCAGGGGGAGGCGCAGGGAGAGGAGGTGGCTGTGGCGTCAGGAGAACTGCAGCTTGAGACTGATGGACAGCTAGAGACGCTGCAGATTATGGTGGTGGAGGACGACACGGCGACGGCCACTGTAGAGGACAagtga
- the gmeb1 gene encoding glucocorticoid modulatory element-binding protein 1 isoform X2: MANTEVTVSMGDMVVVKTTDQDEEGDPDNGGKTQVILQLQPITSGLGEDSGEAETAVVAVEAQEEALDEEGVELGYPITCGESRAVLLFKKFVCPGINVKCVRYEDQLISPKQFVHMSGKATLKDWKRAIRMGGVMLRKMMDSGQLDFYQHSTLCTNTCRSTKFDLLISNTRFPPDSTLLSTPTSTTVPVGNGEQGAGVTDRAEEATAAASVEWTTSSVEATAKKEGQEISEDTLNFWKGIADVGLMGEVVTNIRTELLEMLKGVQLRSEHTSLQDSEVAVLSNLVQVFGLLDSIKKILSEKRLQTDPSQEQDLHTLTSLEQQLEEQKKQQAQSWLALNSMVAPPPPPPTKRAPKRPRLQRPASTTTLLSPSSLSPAAAGALGQPLTLQPQQFTVLSPITLSSVGQPFTVANLPIATLAQTANTVTLHTLPGGSQILTRYTGGGGAGGATVVTTASADGKGGDTFTLHPSSGLTLVGTAAVQDPSHLGAVMSNMELVQLAPGTIGTEGMVVSAAGGAEVMEGAMLVQQDLSGVMGVGGMTVAAVGGGGEVEESQTHATVIEIDPAPGGVEQHAVGVMELQLATGASGEGVDDDEVTTMVVQGSMVATGSEEEEEEEEAAPMMEQGEEVQTGQGEAQGEEVAVASGELQLETDGQLETLQIMVVEDDTATATVEDK; encoded by the exons ATGGCGAACACAGAGGTCACTGTGTCCATGGGGGACATGGTGGTGGTAAAAACCACAGACCAGGACGAGGAGGGCGACCCAGACAATGGAGGAAAAACGCAGGTCATCCTTCAGCTTCAGCCCATCACATCTGG GTTGGGGGAGGATTCTGGGGAGGCGGAAACAGCTGTGGTGGCAGTGGAGGCACAGG AGGAGGCATTAGATGAGGAGGGAGTGGAGTTAGGATACCCCATTACTTGTGGAGAGAGTCGAGCGGTGCTCCTCTTTAAGAAGTTCGTATGTCCCGGAATCAATGTGAAATGTGTGCGG tatgAGGACCAGTTGATTAGTCCTAAGCAGTTTGTGCACATGTCAGGGAAAGCCACACTCAAGGACTGGAAGAGAGCCATCAGAATGGGTGGGGTCATGCTCAG GAAGATGATGGATTCTGGCCAGCTGGACTTCTACCAGCACAGCACTCTGTGCACCAACACCTGCCGCAGCACCAAGTTCGACCTGCTCATCAGCAACACCCGCTTCCCGCCCGACAGCACCCTGCTGTCAACGCCCACCTCTACCACAG TCCCGGTGGGTAACGGTGAGCAGGGAGCTGGCGTGACGGATCGGGCGGAGGAGGCGACGGCTGCCGCGTCGGTGGAGTGGACCACCAGCAGCGTGGAGGCCACCGCCAAGAAGGAGGGGCAGGAGATCTCAG AGGACACTCTGAACTTCTGGAAGGGCATCGCCGACGTGGGTCTGATGGGGGAGGTGGTCACCAACATCCGCACGGAGCTGCTGGAGATGCTGAAGGGGGTCCAGCTGCGATCTGAACACACCAGCTTGCAGGACTCGG AGGTGGCCGTGTTGAGTAATCTGGTCCAGGTGTTCGGATTGCTCGACTCCATCAAGAAGATCCTGAGCGAGAAGCGCCTTCAGACTGACCCCAGCCAAGAACAGGACCTCCATACACTGACCA gtttgGAGCAGCAGCTGGAGGAGCAAAAGAAGCAGCAAGCCCAGAGTTGGCTGGCCCTCAACAGCATGGTGGCGCCACCTCCACCGCCTCCGACCAAGCGCGCCCCGAAGCGTCCGCGTCTGCAGCGTCCAGCCTCCACCACCACTCTCCTCAGCCCGTCGTCGCTGTCGCCCGCCGCCGCCGGCGCCCTGGGCCAGCCGCTGACCCTGCAGCCGCAGCAGTTCACCGTCCTCTCGCCGATCACGCTGTCGTCGGTCGGCCAGCCGTTCACTGTGGCCAACCTGCCCATCGCCACGCTGGCGCAGACCGCCAACACCGTCACGCTCCACACGCTGCCGGGCGGCTCGCAGATCTTGACCCGCTACACGGGCGGCGGCGGCGCCGGGGGAGCGACGGTGGTCACCACGGCCTCGGCGGACGGCAAGGGGGGCGACACCTTCACCCTCCACCCGTCCTCAGGGCTCACGCTAGTGGGCACGGCCGCAGTGCAGGACCCCAGCCACCTGGGGGCGGTCATGAGCAACATGGAGCTGGTGCAGCTGGCCCCGGGCACCATAGGGACCGAGGGGATGGTGGTGTCGGCCGCGGGCGGCGCCGAGGTCATGGAGGGGGCCATGCTCGTCCAGCAGGACCTCAGCGGAGTGATGGGAGTCGGGGGCATGACGGTGGCGGCCGTCGGTGgcggaggagaggtggaggagagccaGACCCACGCCACGGTCATCGAGATCGACCCCGCGCCCGGCGGAGTGGAGCAGCACGCCGTCGGGGTGATGGAGCTGCAGCTGGCCACCGGGGCCTCCGGCGAGGGGGTGGACGACGACGAAGTGACCACCATGGTCGTGCAGGGATCGATGGTGGCAACAGgcagcgaggaggaggaggaggaggaggaggctgcaCCCATGATGGAGCAGGGGGAGGAGGTGCAGACAGGCCAGGGGGAGGCGCAGGGAGAGGAGGTGGCTGTGGCGTCAGGAGAACTGCAGCTTGAGACTGATGGACAGCTAGAGACGCTGCAGATTATGGTGGTGGAGGACGACACGGCGACGGCCACTGTAGAGGACAagtga